One Anolis carolinensis isolate JA03-04 chromosome 4, rAnoCar3.1.pri, whole genome shotgun sequence DNA window includes the following coding sequences:
- the rae1 gene encoding mRNA export factor RAE1 isoform X1: protein MSLFGSTSGFGTGGTSMFGNTSTDNHNPMKDIEVTSPPDDSIGCLAFSPPVLPGNFLIAGSWANDVRCWEVQDNGQTIPKAQQMHTGPVLDVCWSDDGSKVFTASCDKTAKMWDLNSNQAIQIAQHEAPVKTIHWIKAPNYSCVMTGSWDKTLKFWDTRSPTPMMTLQLPERCYCADVVYPMAVVATAERGLIVYQLENQPSEFRRIDSPLKHQHRCVAIFKDKVNKPTGFALGSIEGRVAIHYINPTNPAKDNFTFKCHRSNGTNTSAPQDIYAVNGIAFHPAHGTLATVGSDGRFSFWDKDARTKLKTSEQLDQPISACCFNHTGNIFAYASSYDWSKGHEFYNPQKKNYIFLRNAAEELKPRNKKYSHPWFLVS, encoded by the exons ATGAGTTTGTTTGGGTCAACATCAGGATTCGGAACTGGTGGCACCAGCATGTTTGGCAACACATCAACAGATAACCACAATCCAATGAAG GATATTGAAGTTACATCACCGCCTGATGACAGCATTGGTTGTTTGGCTTTCAGTCCGCCAGTATTGCCGGGTAATTTTCTTATTGCAGGATCATGGGCAAATGAT GTCCGCTGCTGGGAAGTCCAGGATAATGGGCAGACTATTCCAAAAGCACAACAGATGCATACAGGACCTGTGCTAGATGTTTGTTGGAGTGAT GATGGTAGCAAAGTGTTCACAGCATCCTGTGATAAAACTGCCAAAATGTGGGATCTTAATAGCAACCAGGCAATACAAATAGCACAG CATGAAGCTCCTGTAAAGACTATCCATTGGATTAAAGCACCAAATTACAGCTGCGTAATGACCGGGAGCTGGGATAAAACTTTAAAA ttttgggATACACGATCACCTACTCCAATGATGACTTTGCAGTTGCCGGAACGATGCTACTGTGCCGATGTA GTATATCCCATGGCTGTTGTGGCTACTGCAGAGAGAGGCTTGATAGTTTATCAGCTAGAGAATCAACCTTCTGAATTTAGAAGAATAGACTCTCCTCTTAAACATCAG CATCGTTGCGTGGCTATCTTTAAAGACAAAGTGAACAAACCAACAGGATTTGCCCTTGGAAGCATTGAAGGAAGAGTAGCCATTCATTACATTAATCCAACAAATCC tgcCAAAGACAACTTCACCTTCAAATGTCATCGATCCAATGGCACGAACACATCTGCACCTCAGGATATATATGCA GTGAATGGAATTGCCTTTCATCCAGCCCACGGTACACTAGCAACGGTAGGATCTGATGGTAGATTCAGCTTTTGGGATAAAGATGCACGGACAAAGCTAAAAACATCGGAACAGTTGGACCAGCCAATATCTGCTTGTTGCTTCAATCATACAGGCAACATATTTGCATATGCTTCCAGTTATGACTGGTCAAAG GGGCATGAGTTCTATAACCCACAAAAGAAGAACTATATTTTTCTGCGCAATGCTGCTGAAGAATTAAAACCAAGAAATAAGAAGTA
- the rae1 gene encoding mRNA export factor RAE1 isoform X2: MSLFGSTSGFGTGGTSMFGNTSTDNHNPMKDIEVTSPPDDSIGCLAFSPPVLPGNFLIAGSWANDVRCWEVQDNGQTIPKAQQMHTGPVLDVCWSDDGSKVFTASCDKTAKMWDLNSNQAIQIAQHEAPVKTIHWIKAPNYSCVMTGSWDKTLKFWDTRSPTPMMTLQLPERCYCADVVYPMAVVATAERGLIVYQLENQPSEFRRIDSPLKHQHRCVAIFKDKVNKPTGFALGSIEGRVAIHYINPTNPAKDNFTFKCHRSNGTNTSAPQDIYAVNGIAFHPAHGTLATVGSDGRFSFWDKDARTKLKTSEQLDQPISACCFNHTGNIFAYASSYDWSKGHEFYNPQKKNYIFLRNAAEELKPRNKKY, translated from the exons ATGAGTTTGTTTGGGTCAACATCAGGATTCGGAACTGGTGGCACCAGCATGTTTGGCAACACATCAACAGATAACCACAATCCAATGAAG GATATTGAAGTTACATCACCGCCTGATGACAGCATTGGTTGTTTGGCTTTCAGTCCGCCAGTATTGCCGGGTAATTTTCTTATTGCAGGATCATGGGCAAATGAT GTCCGCTGCTGGGAAGTCCAGGATAATGGGCAGACTATTCCAAAAGCACAACAGATGCATACAGGACCTGTGCTAGATGTTTGTTGGAGTGAT GATGGTAGCAAAGTGTTCACAGCATCCTGTGATAAAACTGCCAAAATGTGGGATCTTAATAGCAACCAGGCAATACAAATAGCACAG CATGAAGCTCCTGTAAAGACTATCCATTGGATTAAAGCACCAAATTACAGCTGCGTAATGACCGGGAGCTGGGATAAAACTTTAAAA ttttgggATACACGATCACCTACTCCAATGATGACTTTGCAGTTGCCGGAACGATGCTACTGTGCCGATGTA GTATATCCCATGGCTGTTGTGGCTACTGCAGAGAGAGGCTTGATAGTTTATCAGCTAGAGAATCAACCTTCTGAATTTAGAAGAATAGACTCTCCTCTTAAACATCAG CATCGTTGCGTGGCTATCTTTAAAGACAAAGTGAACAAACCAACAGGATTTGCCCTTGGAAGCATTGAAGGAAGAGTAGCCATTCATTACATTAATCCAACAAATCC tgcCAAAGACAACTTCACCTTCAAATGTCATCGATCCAATGGCACGAACACATCTGCACCTCAGGATATATATGCA GTGAATGGAATTGCCTTTCATCCAGCCCACGGTACACTAGCAACGGTAGGATCTGATGGTAGATTCAGCTTTTGGGATAAAGATGCACGGACAAAGCTAAAAACATCGGAACAGTTGGACCAGCCAATATCTGCTTGTTGCTTCAATCATACAGGCAACATATTTGCATATGCTTCCAGTTATGACTGGTCAAAG GGGCATGAGTTCTATAACCCACAAAAGAAGAACTATATTTTTCTGCGCAATGCTGCTGAAGAATTAAAACCAAGAAATAAGAAGTA TTAA
- the rae1 gene encoding mRNA export factor RAE1 isoform X3, translating to MSLFGSTSGFGTGGTSMFGNTSTDNHNPMKDIEVTSPPDDSIGCLAFSPPVLPGNFLIAGSWANDVRCWEVQDNGQTIPKAQQMHTGPVLDVCWSDDGSKVFTASCDKTAKMWDLNSNQAIQIAQHEAPVKTIHWIKAPNYSCVMTGSWDKTLKFWDTRSPTPMMTLQLPERCYCADVVYPMAVVATAERGLIVYQLENQPSEFRRIDSPLKHQHRCVAIFKDKVNKPTGFALGSIEGRVAIHYINPTNPAKDNFTFKCHRSNGTNTSAPQDIYAVNGIAFHPAHGTLATVGSDGRFSFWDKDARTKLKTSEQLDQPISACCFNHTGNIFAYASSYDWSKGHEFYNPQKKNYIFLRNAAEELKPRNKK from the exons ATGAGTTTGTTTGGGTCAACATCAGGATTCGGAACTGGTGGCACCAGCATGTTTGGCAACACATCAACAGATAACCACAATCCAATGAAG GATATTGAAGTTACATCACCGCCTGATGACAGCATTGGTTGTTTGGCTTTCAGTCCGCCAGTATTGCCGGGTAATTTTCTTATTGCAGGATCATGGGCAAATGAT GTCCGCTGCTGGGAAGTCCAGGATAATGGGCAGACTATTCCAAAAGCACAACAGATGCATACAGGACCTGTGCTAGATGTTTGTTGGAGTGAT GATGGTAGCAAAGTGTTCACAGCATCCTGTGATAAAACTGCCAAAATGTGGGATCTTAATAGCAACCAGGCAATACAAATAGCACAG CATGAAGCTCCTGTAAAGACTATCCATTGGATTAAAGCACCAAATTACAGCTGCGTAATGACCGGGAGCTGGGATAAAACTTTAAAA ttttgggATACACGATCACCTACTCCAATGATGACTTTGCAGTTGCCGGAACGATGCTACTGTGCCGATGTA GTATATCCCATGGCTGTTGTGGCTACTGCAGAGAGAGGCTTGATAGTTTATCAGCTAGAGAATCAACCTTCTGAATTTAGAAGAATAGACTCTCCTCTTAAACATCAG CATCGTTGCGTGGCTATCTTTAAAGACAAAGTGAACAAACCAACAGGATTTGCCCTTGGAAGCATTGAAGGAAGAGTAGCCATTCATTACATTAATCCAACAAATCC tgcCAAAGACAACTTCACCTTCAAATGTCATCGATCCAATGGCACGAACACATCTGCACCTCAGGATATATATGCA GTGAATGGAATTGCCTTTCATCCAGCCCACGGTACACTAGCAACGGTAGGATCTGATGGTAGATTCAGCTTTTGGGATAAAGATGCACGGACAAAGCTAAAAACATCGGAACAGTTGGACCAGCCAATATCTGCTTGTTGCTTCAATCATACAGGCAACATATTTGCATATGCTTCCAGTTATGACTGGTCAAAG GGGCATGAGTTCTATAACCCACAAAAGAAGAACTATATTTTTCTGCGCAATGCTGCTGAAGAATTAAAACCAAGAAATAAGAAGTAG